AGCCCGGTCACCCAGAGGTGCAGGTGGCGATCCAGCAGGCCGCCATTCGCATTCGCGCGGCCGGGAAGGCGGCGGGCATCCTCTCCACCGACGAGGCGGTGGCGCGCACCTACCTGGAGTGGGGCTACACCTTCGTGGCTGTGGGGACTGACGTAACCCTGCTGTCGCGGGCGTCCTCGGCGCTGGCGAGCCGCTTCAAGGCCTGAAGTTGAAACTGCTCGTCACATGACGAGCAAAACCAAGTGCAGGGGTAAGCGCGTTTCTGGCTCCCCTGCACTTCGCTGTTTTCGAGGTTGTTGTGAGGCTCGCCAGCCCTTTGAGTGCCGCTGCTGCTCCACACTGTTCTGAAGGCTTCCTGCCCCAACGACACCCGCTTTGCGCCTTACTCGTCGCAGCTTTTCTCTTGCTGTTCCAGATACGCTTTCAGCGCAGGCCAGAGGTCACGCACGCGGGCCTGGGCGTGGTGCTGGGCTTCCGCTTCACGGCGCAGCAGGGCCTCGCGGTACTGGGGCACCCAGTCTTCTTCCGTCAGGATCGTCTGGGCCACCTGGGCGTCTTGCAGGCGGCCCAGCTGCTCCAGCACGGCCAGCAGGGCCTCCGGCGCGTCGCCCATCAGTTCGGCGGTGTAGCGGTAACGTTTCAGGTGTTTGCGCCACTCGTGCCAGGGGTCTGTGCTGGGGCTCTGGAACACCTGCTCGGCCTCGCGCAGCAGTTCGTGGGCGTCGCTGCACAGGGTTTCTTTCACCCTCGCCTTCCACGATTTGGGGCGTTTGACGGCCGGGGGCAGGTCGGGCAGGGCGACCTCGGCCTGGGTGCGGGCCCGGCGCTCGGCCCAGGCCTGCTCAAAGTCGCTCAGGGCCTGGGGCGGAACCTCCAGTTCCCTCAACGCCTGCAAGAGGTGCTGACCCACGGCGTCCCGGTCTCGCACGGGGGCCACGGCCCGGCGCAGGTCACGCCACGCCCGCTTGGTTCGCTTGGGGGCGCTGGCAATGCGCAGTTGCGCCTGCACCTTTCGCGTCAGCTTGCGCGCTTCGTGAATGGCTTTGGGGTCGCCCTGCTGCAGGTCAGGCCAGAGCTGGTCCAGGGTCTTGACGGTCTTTTCAAAGCGGTTCATGGCCCGAGGATGCGCGCCGCAGATGGGTGGGCGTGCGCGCCGTGCCTAACGCTCCTTTCATGCACCTGCCGCAGAGCGGGTCGGGGGAGAGGGCATACAGATTCCGGTTGAACAGGTTTTGTCACTGTTCGACCTGAGCAGAGAGCCGAGGGAAGAACGGTTGCCGGGAAAGATCGAATAGGTGCTTCCCCAGTTCGCTCACAGATTGAACGGCAACCGTATCAGTTCGCCCCCAGCTTCACCCGGAAGCTGACAGTGGCCTGCTGGCCGGCGGGTACGTCTACCCGGCGCGCCACCGTCACCTGCTGGCTGGGGGCCGGCTGGCCGTCCACCACCACAAAACGGCCGTACAGCTGTTCGCGCACCTGGGCCTGTACGGAGCGCGCTTTGGTGCTGATCAGGGTGTAGGTGACCTGAAAGGTGGTGCTGAGCACCCGGCCCTCGGCGTTTTTCTCCACGCCCAGCGTCTGAACGCGGCGCACGTACCGCAGTTCGTGGTCGGCGCCCAGGTCCAGGTCAACGGGGCGGCTGGCCTGGGCCGCTGGCAGGGTTACCGTGCCCACCAGAGTGCCGTCTTCGCGAACCGTCAAGGGCCCGGTGGGCAGCGACTGGTCCGGGGTGAATTTGTAGTGCCGGTTGGCCCGGCCGGTGCGCTCCTGGCGGTCAAAGTACGTGCTGATCAGCGCGTACCGCGTAAAGCCCGTGAGGCGCGGCTGCACGAACGGCAGCGTCAGGCTCTCGCCGCGCCCCAGCGTCAGGCCGCCGGGCAGGGCGTAGCGCTGCAGGCCCCGCACCTCGCCCAGACTGGTGACTCCAGCTGAGCCAGGCAGTTGGGGCAGCGGCATCACGGCGGCGGCAGACGTGACGCCTCGGCCGGACTGCTGCTCGTTGCCCAGGCTGTCCGGCGTGGTGCGCACATCGCCCGCGAACAGGTCCACCTGCCGGGCCTCGTAGGTCTCGGTGCCCCGGTTGCGAATCTCGGCCAGGGCGGCCAGCCGGGCCCCGCTGCCCGCCGCGTTCAGTTCGTAGCGGGGCTGCCACGCCAGCGCCTGCGTGCGGTAGCTCAGGGCCCCGGTCACCTGGCCCTCGCCGGCCACCTCCAGCTGCACCGCCACCCCACCGGCCAGCGCGTCCAGCGGGGGCAGCGCCGCAAAAGCCAGCTCGCCGGGCGCGGCGGTCAGATACTCGCCCGACGACAGCCGCACCAGCAGGTCGGCGGCGCGCACCAGCACGCCGTCCAGGGGCGCTTGCCCGGCGCGCAGCACCCGCACCGGCTGGCCCTGCTGGGTCGTCAGCCAGTCCAGATCGGTGGGGCGTACCTCCAGCCGCCGCAGGGGCGCGCCCGTAAAGGTCAGGCTGCCCGGCTGAATAAAACTCCAGGCCGCGCGGCTGAAGCGCAGCTGGTGGGTGGCCTGCCCGC
This window of the Deinococcus multiflagellatus genome carries:
- a CDS encoding CHAD domain-containing protein, which gives rise to MNRFEKTVKTLDQLWPDLQQGDPKAIHEARKLTRKVQAQLRIASAPKRTKRAWRDLRRAVAPVRDRDAVGQHLLQALRELEVPPQALSDFEQAWAERRARTQAEVALPDLPPAVKRPKSWKARVKETLCSDAHELLREAEQVFQSPSTDPWHEWRKHLKRYRYTAELMGDAPEALLAVLEQLGRLQDAQVAQTILTEEDWVPQYREALLRREAEAQHHAQARVRDLWPALKAYLEQQEKSCDE